One Cryptosporidium parvum Iowa II chromosome 5, whole genome shotgun sequence DNA segment encodes these proteins:
- a CDS encoding dolichol phosphate mannose synthase: protein MLKVSPMYSVIIPTYNERENVGIMVELLHETFSKLPVNWEIIIVDDSSPDGTAEVVEKLQKCYPEVNIKLVKRKGKLGLGTAYMKGFEHSEGDFIILMDCDLSHHPKYIADFIEKQETKDFDIVSGSRYIRNGGVSGWTWDRILVSRVANFLANFLLQPRASDLTGSFRLYKRDVFKSILGSNMVSKGYVFQMEIIARATKFGYSIADVPIVFVDRLYGDSKLGKNEIFGYIKGLLQLFWIL, encoded by the exons ATGTTGAAAGTGAGCCCAATGTACAGTGTTATTATTCCAACATATAATGAAAGAGAAAATGTTGGTATAATGGTTGAGCTTCTCCATGAAACATTTAGTAAATT GCCTGTAAACTGGgagattattattgttgATGATTCTAGCCCTGACGGCACAGCAGAGGTAGTGGAAAAGCTCCAAAAATGTTATCCTGAAGTTAATATT AAACTTGTTAAGAGAAAGGGAAAATTGGGACTAG GCACTGCATATATGAAAGGTTTTGAACATTCTGAAGGTGACTTTATTATACTAATGGACTGCGACCTATCCCATCACCCAAAATATATCGCagattttattgaaaaacaagaaactaaagattttgatattGTTTCAGGATCAAGGTACATAAGAAATGGTGGAGTCTCTGGGTGGACGTGGGATAGAATTTTAGTCAGTAGAGTAGCCAATTTCCTTG CTAACTTCTTACTTCAACCAAGAGCTAGTGATCTAACTGGGTCTTTTAGACTTTACAAAAGAGACGTATTCAAATCAATACTAGGTAGCAATATGGTTAGTAAAGGATATGTCTTTCAAATGGAAATTATTGCTAGAGCTACGAAATTTGGGTATTCAATTGCTGATGTACCGATAGTTTTTGTAGATAGACTTTATGGAGATTCTAAATTaggaaaaaatgaaatatttggCTATATCAAAGGGTTActtcaattattttggaTCCTGTAA
- a CDS encoding protein with forkhead associated (FHA) domain within N-terminal region and possible central coiled coil domain: MYWWLNPIPPCCDPSLLEPVKLPFGENDELNDTLSRLEKNKFVFGRKGDCSIRLKDQSISGHHCTIHIDNIHKGLLLTDTSTNGTFLNGKRLNKSVPTQITDGDIVSLTRPKIMDDNIAFHAVFKLVFSSKNPGLVEDEPLVDATDARMTESLFDSKMSKATEACNEIPIEDSTSNNSSEKQEETSGRKESICITNNERKSTRSSMSLRSQERKGRLSTKDEGKADEHAIRRSRGRPRASDRPEVDEITSFEEENQIRVEEQSSECEKNTETELDKDEKQVEREKQNKTENRDDKLKDERKRDKEDAVKFITEVEKLNEKHNLSVENISQLFDAAASDMIQQPSEIRNSIVSQKVDLTESRELDKRYSVEGNSLTFSGQRQQVGLTGKRSSDKLMEKLENLELLVSRKESLERTLKSELEAREEEISRLREALDRSEINEQQIRQHNMTLLEELQKVQKQNLDLEHELIDFQERCRVLNASGEAMDQTISQLSEDLSSVRQELLSMNEKYNQQSLALKSVTQLTQRKCLSILHSLKDIHQLSSTYVSAGTGIPSSGGSILGNSNTIFSAGGSTLTPWRNGKRSLSTNYGYNGALGIPQTERPYKMRSSPVSSSRSNVIGIGDVALSRKSSLSGNNYSSFSDDLDGIRNNVLGNSNSQCLPNSRFLSGSSQLEEQLVSSIKPSSFDMQNLGLNINKNGNEQALLEEEPKSAKTISHNDLEDKSIAISQPLMSNGVLFEQVPTVSRSRKSNAVENSLEIESVLNKENTTGNI, translated from the coding sequence ATGTACTGGTGGCTAAATCCAATACCACCTTGTTGCGATCCTTCTTTGTTGGAGCCTGTTAAACTTCCATTTGGAGAAAACGATGAGCTTAATGATACTTTGTCTAGACTGGAGAAAAACAAGTTTGTTTTCGGAAGAAAAGGAGATTGTTCAATTAGACTTAAGGATCAATCAATAAGTGGTCACCATTGTACGATTCACATAGATAATATACACAAAGGTTTGTTACTTACTGATACAAGTACTAATGGTACATTTTTAAATGGGAAAAGGTTAAACAAATCTGTTCCAACACAAATAACTGATGGAGATATAGTTTCATTAACTAGACCAAAAATTATGGACGACAATATTGCATTTCACGCAGTGTTTAAGCTTGTATTTTCAAGCAAGAATCCCGGATTAGTAGAAGATGAGCCTTTAGTTGATGCTACCGATGCAAGGATGACAGAGTCACTTTTTGATAGCAAAATGAGCAAGGCAACAGAAGCATGTAATGAAATACCTATAGAGGACTCAACAAGCAACAACTCTAGTGAAAAACAAGAAGAAACTTCTGGAAGAAAAGAGTCCATTTGCATTACCAACAATGAAAGAAAATCTACAAGGTCTTCAATGAGCTTAAGGAGCCAAGAAAGGAAGGGAAGATTGAGCACAAAAGACGAGGGTAAAGCAGATGAACATGCTATTAGGCGTAGTAGAGGCAGGCCAAGAGCATCAGACCGTCCTGAGGTAGATGAAATTACAAGCTTTGAGGAGGAAAATCAAATTAGAGTTGAAGAACAATCCAGTGAGTGCGAGAAAAATACAGAAACAGAGTTagataaagatgaaaagCAAGTAGAGCGAGAAAAGCAAAACAAAACTGAAAATAGGGACGATAAATTGAAAGATGAGAGGAAAAGAGATAAAGAAGATGCAGTTAAATTCATTACAGAAGTTGAGAAATTGAATGAAAAGCACAATTTATCTGTTGAAAACATTTCTCAGTTATTTGATGCAGCAGCTAGCGATATGATTCAACAACCTAGtgaaattagaaattcAATAGTTTCCCAAAAGGTAGATTTGACTGAAAGTAGAGAGCTTGATAAGAGATATTCAGTGGAAGGAAATTCATTGACATTTTCAGGTCAAAGACAACAAGTTGGGTTAACTGGGAAGAGGTCTAGTGACAAATTAATGGAAAAGCTAGAAAACTTGGAGTTACTGGTTAGCAGAAAAGAAAGTTTAGAAAGGACTTTGAAGAGTGAACTTGAGGCAAGGGAAGAGGAGATTTCTAGGTTAAGGGAGGCCTTAGATCGATCAGAAATTAACGAGCAGCAGATAAGACAGCATAATATGACTCTTTTGGAAGAGTTGCAAAAGGTGCAAAAACAGAACTTGGACTTGGAGCATGAGCTAATAGATTTCCAGGAGAGATGCAGGGTATTGAATGCGTCTGGAGAGGCAATGGATCAGACAATTAGCCAATTGAGCGAAGATTTGTCTTCTGTCCGTCAAGAACTACTCTCAAtgaatgaaaaatataatcaaCAAAGCTTAGCATTGAAGTCAGTTACTCAATTAACACAGAGAAAATGTCTGTCAATCTTACATTCACTCAAGGATATTCACCAACTTAGCAGCACTTATGTATCTGCAGGGACTGGAATACCCTCTTCAGGAGGATCAATTTTAGGAAATTCCAACACTATCTTTTCGGCTGGAGGTTCGACTTTAACTCCTTGGAGAAATGGTAAGCGTTCATTAAGTACAAATTATGGTTATAATGGTGCTTTGGGGATTCCACAAACTGAACGTCCATACAAAATGAGATCCTCTCCTGTTAGTTCCTCTCGAAGTAACGTTATTGGAATTGGGGATGTTGCTCTTAGCAGAAAATCATCTTTATCTGGAAACAACTATTCATCGTTTAGCGATGATTTGGATGGCATCAGAAACAATGTTTTGGGTAACTCAAACTCTCAATGTCTTCCAAATAGTAGATTTCTATCTGGATCATCTCAATTAGAGGAGCAACTGGTTTCATCTATTAAGCCAAGCTCATTCGATATGCAAAATCTAGGTctcaatataaataaaaatggaaaTGAACAGGCTCTACTAGAAGAGGAACCAAAAAGTGCCAAGACTATCAGCCATAACGATTTAGAAGATAAGTCGATTGCAATTTCCCAGCCATTGATGTCAAATGGTGTCCTTTTTGAACAAGTTCCCACTGTTTCCAGATCCAGAAAAAGCAATGCTGTTGAAAACTCTCTGGAAATTGAATCAGTTTTGAACAAAGAAAACACTACTGGCAACATCTAA
- a CDS encoding hypothetical protein (transcripts identified by EST), translating into MKFIRFGLLFLSLLALAFGNGENSISLNDVVPGNPQVVVWSPEEKPDFTYARKVFELVVIRKLTLLHSRGDLPSLSLWAKKMKDSTLVRSADVIQEIFNHLKSNRIDVNLLPLGWESVLNKSIELKKKMMDLDDIKSVSRKAVLSAAWEAFDYWITVQDSDLPSSPEEWWDHGPAQLFKQLESKISYATELNLEGLMEAAKSYSALRFAYGNTKAAQSNNSEELKSLSEESAINLLLRLVLKGCPNILDDVLTSVNRMFMLKEDGKYYREFGLPYLYDDIGNVRSLLSPPNFGFPYNLNSKAGIERLNLHLRIRNANIEKEANIEATNLELLPEYIKLHYILENSIQAFKFIHWSESDAEYGYMYGLKSNTLFEPVSTLWNALIFNKVGEIHPEVLSLNKCLLSSEFSTLVSDIISKLEVSIEEVSLPPIYNIYNGDYSKLERFIIPESSLDQVNPQAEEVHGEDDTNEELFDEVGTFDRKLLSTSTSEREIFNSNQEDGLIEEAVSDETTTTTTKSTTTTTTAVTTASPSPRTPSSDYSPSPLSESPLIDTPESESQVITPVLSPTVADIGMSVIPQDCIESPRDLDIVSTENSHPGIKVDSALCLSHSPQDEDSE; encoded by the coding sequence AGAAGCCAGATTTTACTTATGCAAGAAAAGTCTTTGAGCTTGTTGTAATCAGAAAACTTACTCTTTTGCACTCTAGAGGTGACTTGCCTAGTTTAAGTTTATGggcaaaaaaaatgaaggaCTCTACTCTTGTAAGATCTGCTGATGTTATTCAAGAGATTTTCAATCATTTAAAGTCTAACAGAATTGATGTTAATCTTTTACCACTGGGATGGGAATCTGTATTGAATAAGAGTATTGAGCttaagaagaagatgatggATTTAGATGACATTAAGAGTGTTTCAAGAAAAGCAGTTCTTTCTGCAGCCTGGGAAGCATTTGACTATTGGATAACTGTACAAGACAGTGACTTACCATCTTCTCCAGAAGAATGGTGGGATCATGGGCCAGCTCAATTATTCAAGCAGCTCGAATCAAAGATTTCATATGCTACTGAATTGAATCTTGAAGGTCTAATGGAAGCTGCAAAAAGCTACTCGGCTCTTCGTTTTGCATATGGAAATACTAAGGCCGCTCAATCTAATAACTCTGAAGAACTCAAGTCGTTATCCGAGGAGTCagcaattaatttattactaaGACTGGTTTTAAAGGGATGCCCAAATATTCTAGATGATGTTCTTACTTCTGTAAATAGAATGTTTATGCTCAAGGAAGATGGAAAGTATTATAGGGAATTTGGACTACCCTATCTTTATGACGATATTGGTAATGTTAGATCGCTTCTTTCACCTCCAAATTTTGGTTTTCCTTATAATTTGAACTCAAAGGCAGGTATTGAAAGATTGAACTTACATTTGAGGATTAGAAACGCCAATATAGAGAAGGAGGCAAACATCGAGGCAACAAATTTAGAGTTACTACCTGAATATATTAAGCTCCATTACATTTTGGAGAATTCTATCCAAGCgtttaaatttattcattgGTCTGAAAGTGATGCCGAGTACGGTTATATGTATGGTCTTAAGTCAAACACTTTATTTGAGCCTGTATCGACTCTCTGGAATGCGCTTATTTTCAACAAAGTGGGAGAAATCCACCCAGAAGTCTTATCTTTAAACAAATGCCTCCTCAGTTCTGAGTTCTCAACATTAGTTTCagatattatttccaaactAGAGGTTTCAATTGAAGAAGTCTCACTTCCACCCATTTATAACATATATAATGGGGACTATTCTAAGCTTGAGCGCTTTATTATCCCAGAATCCTCTTTGGATCAAGTTAATCCACAAGCTGAAGAAGTCCATGGTGAAGATGATACCAATGAGGAGTTATTTGACGAAGTGGGTACATTTGATAGAAAGCTTTTATCAACATCCACCTCTGAAAGAGAAATTTTCAACTCGAATCAAGAAGATGGCTTGATTGAAGAAGCTGTTTCTGATGaaactactactactacaaCTAAAAGTACAACTACCACTACTACCGCCGTTACTACCGCGTCACCATCTCCCAGAACCCCATCCTCAGATTACTCGCCCTCGCCTTTGTCAGAATCACCACTAATCGATACACCTGAATCTGAATCACAAGTAATAACGCCCGTACTTTCACCAACAGTCGCCGACATAGGTATGTCAGTAATTCCACAAGATTGTATCGAGAGCCCTAGGGATTTGGACATCGTTTCAACTGAAAACAGCCATCCAGGAATAAAAGTTGACTCCGCTCTTTGTTTGAGTCATTCTCCCCAGGATGAAGATTCTGAATAA
- a CDS encoding nuclear VCP like protein with 2 AAA ATpase domains (transcripts identified by EST), giving the protein GIVFQMARSVLNNRLTALYSKEGITNKTVEKSEQERKLDEKDDYSEKETRKRIKKSVRDILNEEFGVESDGLGNLSQNFSFENPPKLSLKDIAGIENIIRDIEEFVIRPLKLPDIYRAVGVNSPCGVLLQGPPGTGKSYLSMCIAGELGLPFFKLSGPNIINGVSGTSEASLRKLFDDAIEMAPCLIIIDEIDIVTPKREGSNREMERRLVSQFANCLDKISGKFVVVVGTTSRPDSIDPIIRRNGRMDREISMPMPDENARKDILQVLCKEVNLRNDVDFREISRKTPGFVGADLKTLINEAALIRVNKLYKRFKLDNNAMDSQSTLSFDLQIPDNQAIPEIVETPSEMTDGGQTNTTLLEKPIPNYSNFDLSSCLVSHEDILEALENVTPSSRREGFTTIPDISWENVGALNELRVDLELRIISPIKNSHIYDRFGLETPSGVLLYGPPGCGKTLLAKAIAKESGANFISIRGPELLNKYVGESEKAVRTVFERARASAPCIVFFDELDSLCAARSSEGNGATERVVNQLLTELDGVGERRKVFVVAATNRPDIIDPAMMRPGRLDRIIYVPLPNEMGRLDILMKVSKKTPLAKDVDLRVISKNTQGFSGADLSQLIREATLKALDKLRTNDSSIFSSNDDFESRISNISGIVTQDLLMSVISGMKPSVREEQINFFENLKLGQKLTSSYSNF; this is encoded by the coding sequence GGTATTGTTTTTCAGATGGCTCGTAGtgttttaaataatagattGACTGCCTTATACTCTAAAGAAGGTATTACAAACAAAACAGTTGAGAAAAGTGAACAGGAAAGAAAATTAGATGAAAAAGATGACTATAGTGAAAAAGAAAccagaaaaagaattaaaaaaagcGTTAGAGATATTCTTAATGAGGAGTTTGGCGTTGAATCAGATGGTTTAGGTAATTTGAGtcaaaatttttcttttgagaATCCACCTAAACTTTCACTTAAAGATATTGCCggaatagaaaatattattagagaCATCGAAGAGTTTGTTATTAGACCACTTAAACTTCCAGATATTTATAGGGCTGTAGGGGTTAACTCTCCATGCGGAGTTTTGCTTCAGGGTCCTCCAGGAACAGGGAAAAGTTACCTTTCCATGTGTATAGCAGGGGAACTTGGTCTTCCATTTTTCAAACTGTCTGGGCCGAACATAATTAATGGTGTTTCTGGAACATCTGAAGCATCTTTAAGAAAACTTTTTGATGATGCAATAGAGATGGCACCAtgtttaattataattgatgaaattgatattGTTACTCCAAAAAGAGAAGGAAGTAATAGAGAAATGGAAAGACGACTAGTATCACAATTTGCTAACTGCTTAGATAAAATTTCAGGCAAatttgttgttgttgttggAACCACAAGTCGTCCTGATTCGATAGATCCAATAATCAGAAGAAATGGGAGAATGGACCGTGAAATTTCAATGCCTATGCCCGATGAAAATGCAAGGAAGGATATTCTACAAGTTTTATGTAAAGAAGTTAATCTCAGAAATGATGTTGATTTTAGGGAGATTTCAAGGAAAACGCCAGGATTTGTGGGGGCAGACTTGaaaactttaataaatgaagCAGCTTTAATTAGAGTAAATAAGCTATATAAAAGGTTTAAATTGGATAATAACGCTATGGATTCCCAGAGTACTCTATCCTTTGATTTACAAATTCCAGATAATCAAGCAATTCCTGAGATTGTAGAAACGCCTTCTGAAATGACAGATGGAGGACAAACAAACACTACTTTGCTGGAAAAACCCATACCAAATTATTCAAACTTTGACTTGAGCTCATGTCTTGTATCTCATGAAGATATTTTAGAGGCTCTAGAAAATGTAACTCCGAGTTCAAGAAGAGAAGGTTTCACTACAATTCCAGATATTTCATGGGAAAATGTTGGTGCCTTAAACGAATTGAGAGTTGACCTAGAGCTTAGAATTATTTCGCCAATAAAAAACTCGCATATATATGATAGATTTGGTCTTGAAACTCCGTCAGGAGTTCTACTATATGGCCCCCCTGGATGTGGTAAAACCCTCTTGGCGAAAGCGATTGCTAAAGAAAGTGGCGCAAACTTCATAAGTATTCGTGGTCCGGAACTACTTAACAAATACGTAGGCGAGTCAGAAAAGGCGGTGAGAACTGTGTTCGAGAGAGCTAGGGCTTCTGCTCCTTGTATTGTCTTTTTCGATGAACTAGATTCACTATGCGCAGCAAGAAGTAGCGAAGGAAATGGCGCAACAGAAAGAGTTGTAAATCAACTACTTACTGAATTGGATGGAGTAGGAGAGAGACGAAAAGTATTTGTCGTCGCTGCTACGAATAGACCAGATATTATTGATCCTGCTATGATGCGCCCTGGAAGGCTGGACAGAATTATTTATGTTCCACTACCAAATGAAATGGGGAGACTtgatattttaatgaaaGTTTCCAAGAAGACTCCTTTGGCAAAAGATGTTGACCTAAGAGtaatttctaaaaataCACAAGGGTTTTCTGGAGCAGATCTATCACAACTTATTCGAGAAGCAACATTAAAGGCTTTGGACAAACTAAGAACAAATGATAGCTCTATTTTTTCTAGCAATGATGATTTTGAGTCTAGAATAAGTAATATTTCCGGTATTGTTACACAAGATTTACTAATGAGCGTAATTTCTGGAATGAAACCTTCTGTTAGAGAAGAACAGATCAACttctttgaaaatttaaaacttGGGCAGAAGCTAACTTCTAgctattcaaatttttag
- a CDS encoding extracellular protein (with signal peptide followed by SCP domain and a cryptosporidium specific repeat) — MRNFVILKIILFSFLDLIYSQVNIMTDEYRIKILNMHNELRAKEASSATYMIKLAYDYSLEGYAANWGMKCMNGQFQHSPQTWPNRASPGENLYASSIDVSKLSSWDPSNVVKSWWDEREHFNWKMGVPEGGYPVGHWTQVVRAAASTVGCAVIVRCPGSWKTYVICHYDFGNLGYIPYPNFKVDKSLPQKPCSQCPSGYNCCENNLCVGIINPKIPPPGELPIKSGNGACDDYMKRLCSIRNGACPQSCLDLEYPTIKKGLIVQQCTCIEGESVSPTMAWQFKLWYNRGNCSRVKGNDGSSYSMKGLVDSGVAKIGTHDLDIDVSLKNRNELKKIGTNRFARDLSFMDEAHVDIKHGPGLIADISTEQDNRENNIPTKGDINSTSNLEHFPSYSNSLAKIRNLSNGEREAIM; from the coding sequence atgagGAATTTCGTAATacttaaaattattctctttagttttcttgatttaatttattctcaagttaatattatgaCTGACGAATACagaatcaaaatattaaatatgcATAACGAATTAAGGGCTAAAGAAGCTTCTAGTGCAACATATATGATTAAGTTAGCCTACGATTATTCTCTGGAGGGATATGCAGCTAACTGGGGAATGAAGTGTATGAATGGTCAATTCCAGCATTCCCCACAAACTTGGCCAAACAGAGCTAGTCCTGGTGAAAATTTGTATGCAAGCAGCATTGACGTGTCTAAATTATCTTCTTGGGATCCTTCAAATGTAGTAAAAAGTTGGTGGGATGAAAGAGAACATTTCAATTGGAAAATGGGGGTGCCTGAAGGAGGATATCCTGTTGGACATTGGACACAGGTTGTGAGGGCAGCAGCAAGCACTGTTGGCTGTGCTGTTATTGTTAGATGCCCTGGATCTTGGAAGACTTATGTAATTTGCCATTATGACTTTGGAAACCTCGGCTATATTCCTTATCCAAATTTTAAAGTGGACAAAAGCTTGCCTCAAAAACCATGTTCTCAATGTCCAAGTGGCTATAACTGTTGTGAAAATAATCTTTGTGTTGGAATTATTAACCCAAAAATTCCTCCTCCCGGAGAATTACCAATAAAATCTGGTAACGGAGCTTGTGATGATTATATGAAAAGATTGTGTAGTATAAGAAATGGGGCATGCCCTCAATCTTGCCTTGATTTGGAATACCCCACTATTAAGAAAGGCTTAATCGTTCAGCAGTGTACCTGCATTGAAGGAGAATCTGTTTCTCCAACAATGGCATGGCAATTTAAGCTATGGTATAACCGTGGCAATTGCTCTAGGGTTAAAGGAAATGATGGCTCTTCGTATTCAATGAAAGGATTGGTGGATTCTGGAGTTGCTAAAATAGGAACTCATGATTTAGATATTGACGTTAGCCTAAAAAATAGGAATGagttaaagaaaatagGTACAAATAGGTTTGCGAGAGATTTAAGTTTTATGGATGAAGCTCATGTTGACATTAAACATGGGCCTGGATTGATTGCTGATATTTCAACTGAACAAGATAATAGAGAGAACAATATTCCTACAAAGGGCGACATAAATTCTACAAGTAACCTTGAACATTTTCCAAGTTATTCTAATAGTCTGGCAAAGATCCGTAACTTATCTAATGGTGAAAGAGAGGCAATTATGTGA
- a CDS encoding thioredoxin (with no plasmodium ortholog), with the protein MNINNEASNTRAMQLHTLNKLASEKRNGNEAVEISLESNVNLNESFMLNCKGELGKAISILEESREIIYSDVDEQMIIKISFIEPVSITKFGIQALDIENESEEFGIHDKTELDLKNCSKPRLAKLYVNSPLVDFGEIEDLTPSFTKVFTEQELQESLVFTLPGSKFHRLKHLTIFIEENQDLKEKTYLNKIKLLGYIIPS; encoded by the coding sequence ATGAACATTAACAATGAGGCAAGTAACACAAGAGCAATGCAACTGCACACATTAAATAAGCTTGCAAGCGAGAAGAGAAATGGGAATGAAGCAGTTGAAATAAGTCTGGAATCAAATGTCAATTTAAATGAAAGTTTTATGTTGAATTGTAAAGGCGAGCTTGGAAAGGCAATTAGTATCTTAGAAGAAAGTAGGGAAATTATTTACAGTGATGTAGACGAACagatgataataaagataagCTTTATTGAGCCAGTTTCAATCACTAAATTTGGCATTCAAGCATTggatattgaaaatgaatctGAGGAATTTGGTATTCATGACAAAACAGAATTAGATCTGAAAAATTGCAGCAAACCTAGACTAGCAAAACTATACGTAAACTCCCCTCTTGTTGACTTTGGAGAAATTGAGGACTTGACCCCAAGTTTTACCAAAGTTTTTACTGAACAAGAATTACAAGAGTCCTTAGTGTTTACATTACCGGGATCAAAGTTTCATAGGTTAAAACATTTGACAATATTCATAGAGGAAAATCAGGATCTTAAGGAAAAAACATACTTAAACAAGATAAAGCTTTTGGGATATATAATCCCTTCTTGA